TTCCCCTGTGGATGATAAGATTGCAGGATCAGGCTCTGCTCCTTGACTGATATGAACATCTAGATAGTCTGGATGGAAGTTGTGGCCGTTAACAGGCCTTTCATAGTCATACTTTACATCTGACCTCATAGGATTATGATCAGTTTGAGATGATGCAAGTTGATTCTGCGTAGATAATTGTGCACTCTCTGTTACAGCCtgaagaagattaaaaaaaaaaaccaaaaagaataCAAATTGTTATCATGGACAGCTAGGttagaaaatatgtttttttattaataccaGATAGAAATAAGCACACTTCTTATTTACAACGATATGCAactacaatgaggacagaagaagtttatattttgataGTTACCTCTTGATTCTGCCACTGTGGGAGAGATGACATTGCTGGTATTGAGTGAAAATGCCCAGCATGAGATTGGGGAGCATGTGATGTCATAGAATGGTGAATCCCCTGTTGATGCAGAATGAACGGGTGGAGTGCAGCCACCTGCCCAGGTGGAAGGTAGGTTGGCATCCCGAGTAAAGAAGTTGGAGCCATTGGAACACCAGCGGCATGGCTGGTCTATTGATCAACAGAACAGAATATTGGAAGTCATGGATACAGGATTTGAACAGTTAATTTTCCTTCCTACTAAAAAGTATGTTTCAATCACGTACTgcattacagaaaaaaaaatagttttctagGGGCAAACACTTGGAAACCCCTATAAAATATTCTATCTGTATGGcctatggttttattttttcctgtcAATTTGTAATTAATAATCTCATCATACTAGATCTTTTTTATGGTATGAATCCTTTTGATTGCTCTTATCACAATAGGTATGACCTCGGATCTCAACTCCAGGGGTATAGTGTGGAACCAGCCACCTGAAAGGGATGAAAGACTCAAAACTAAGCTAGAATAATGGAGGCAAGAGTGTGAGGGGAAGAGGGATTATGATGCCACAAAATGTGGCATATACTGAATTGCAGCTGACCAGCAATGCCATAGAATAGAAGAGATGCCGTATTTACAGTTCGCATTGATAACTTGGAAAAGAACAGGATGGTATATATTAAGATTaatgggagagaaaaaaaaaacatagtgaCAAGGAATCCTACCTGATTTGGTACATTTACAGTTGACGCAAAAGACAGGGCATTATCTGCATTCCCATTTTGCAATACTCCATTATTAGCATTGGAGGCAGTAGTTCCATTTACATCTAGTTGCCTTCCATTGTTCTGGCTAAAGCTTGACACATCCTTTGGGTTTGATTGAGGTAGATGTGACTCATCTGTGTAAGATCCACTCCTTCCTCTGGCATCAGCTAGCTCCAACTGAACTTGTTGTATGGTATGCATATGAATTCTCTCCATCTCTGCAAACTGATATCAGTAACCAGGAAAGAGGGACAAAATAGTCAATCCAAGATCTTAACCTTGGTGGATGGTATAATGTTCTGTGATGAGtagtaaacaaacaaaaacaggcCAAGGAATGGctataataaaatttcaatattgtaATGTAGAAATTGGTTACTCAGTTGAATAATTACAGGAAAATATCATACAGACAGAGATACAAGTGTACAAATGCATACAAGCAAACACAAGCGCTCGCATGCACACACCTCAAGCCCAAGTAATataaaccaaggaccaaaaagAAGTGCAAAGGATGAAAAAAGCAAGTGACCTGTCTTTGACAACCAAGCCAAAGCTGATTGTACTGTTCTGTGCGTTCTCTCAATTCAGCTTGTAAGGAATGGTTGGCATTAGATTGCAAGGCATCCATCTCCTGAACACGTGCAATCCAAACTTTCAATTGTTCATCCTTCAAATAAATGGTCTCCTGATCAGCCCTATGCTGAAAGATAAAGATCAATATTAGACTCCCTACAAAACACATGTTTTACTAGTTCTTTTTTCGCTCCAGCTTTTAAGTGGTAACATGACAATGTTactttttgttttacaaattcTTGTTTGACAATCTTATAACGAAAACTTTCATTTTCAATAAACAACACCTGGTCAGAACCAGAAGAACAGATCAGCACTGAATAGATGAACAGACCTGTTCCTGCAACTCCAGAATCTGCCTTTCCTTGTCTTGAATATGTTCTTGAAGGTCACGCAATTGCTGTATATGCTGTGCTCTTTCAGCTTCAGAATGATCACGCTCTCTTCTGCATAAAGGAATAGACCATCTAAATTAGTCCATCCAGACTTAAATAACCCAGCCTAACCttaaagacaaatggaaaaaaactaatacGGAGATAAACCTCAACATATTTAAAAACGGTCATCAGGACCTAAATGTATGATAGTTCTATGAATTTTTCATGTGCACATCATATGGAAACCTTGCATGAGATTAGAATGTTGTTGCTATCATCAAACTAAGGTTTAAAGGTATGGACCAGTGTCAAAACAATGAACACATGCCTGAATGTAGCCAGTTCTTTATTTTGTTCTCTGAGAAGGTCCTCTTTAGCCCAGGCCTGCAAAAAAATGAGACAAGAGACAGCACATAATGCATGGCTTGCCACAAATACTTTGTTCAAAAGTACAGAACAGAGATGAACAAACCGCTTCATTATCTAATTTAATAGCATGCAGTTCCCTGTCTTTTTCTTCCATTCTCCTGTCCAAGTCATGTATGGTCTGTCCCCTTTCATGCAGTTGTTCCTGCACAACAAAGTaagcttgcatttaagatggaAGCCGCAGAAATGAGAAATTGTCACTATCCATTGTGTCTAAAAACAGATATATGGGTTAAAGTTAAGACATGAAACAAAATTCATGGATCTGATCTTAAGGATTTCAGGTGATATCACTGTAATTGCAACACACAAATAGCTTTCTTTCATGACACGAAATTGTACCTGATCAAATATACACAGTAGCAATTTTACAACTTCTATCACAACTAgcgtaaatttttttaatgcaattacAGATTATGACAATTTACATAgagggagaagaaaacagagaccccacagataaaaaaaaaaatccaaacctgAAGCTTTGCGGTAGCATCTTCATGTTCTTGGATTTGAGCATGGAATCTGTTCTGCATTTCCATTATCTCAGACCTCGCAATCACTTGAGCTCTGAGCTCAGTCTCCAGCTGTTGCAACTCTTCTCTTTGTCTAGCAATGCTGTGAATTCGCTGCTGCAAAATGTCATCATCTAAACCCTCGTCCACTGTGATCGAACAAAAGTCCACATCAGCAGGCCCTCTTCCATGCTGCACCTTGATaaacatcaaaccaagttaactttaAGTGGTCCTTTAACCAAATGTCCAGCCCAGAAATCACAATATTTACCTCGTATATCGTTCTCTCATCTGATTGCCCCAGCTTTGACTGTTCCAAGTTCTGTGATCAACAACTCCCACACTTAGTGACCAAAAACATCTAAtacccatatttttttaagaaatactGAAAAATCTAATACCCACATTGGTTGCCTGGTATATACTGAAAAAGTCGAGAAAAAAGTTGCTTTAATTTGCATTTAAATGTCCATAtgcaaacacaaaacaaaagcatTTAAACGAAAACAGAAACGAATTATCAGCTTTGTTCAATCTCCCACCAAAGGAAACCAAGCATTACGCAGCACGGGTGTGGCCTATATATTTTACATATCCCTAGATAAGTAAATTTTAACACACGCAAGCTGGAAATGAACCCTAATTCCCTGATTGGCACTCAAAAAcatgattagaaaaaaataccACATCATTTccataaaacccaaaaaataaaaccatttttttctctttttccctCACATTTTCCCATCAACCAAAAAAGCAATCACTCAATACCTcatctccaccaccaccattcCGATGCTGCTGCTCCGTAACCGCTCGCCACTCCTTCCTCGACAACGAACCACCTCGTG
The sequence above is drawn from the Populus alba chromosome 15, ASM523922v2, whole genome shotgun sequence genome and encodes:
- the LOC118043978 gene encoding uncharacterized protein isoform X2; amino-acid sequence: MEATAGVAAASRGGSLSRKEWRAVTEQQHRNGGGGDENLEQSKLGQSDERTIYEHGRGPADVDFCSITVDEGLDDDILQQRIHSIARQREELQQLETELRAQVIARSEIMEMQNRFHAQIQEHEDATAKLQEQLHERGQTIHDLDRRMEEKDRELHAIKLDNEAAWAKEDLLREQNKELATFRRERDHSEAERAQHIQQLRDLQEHIQDKERQILELQEQHRADQETIYLKDEQLKVWIARVQEMDALQSNANHSLQAELRERTEQYNQLWLGCQRQFAEMERIHMHTIQQVQLELADARGRSGSYTDESHLPQSNPKDVSSFSQNNGRQLDVNGTTASNANNGVLQNGNADNALSFASTVNVPNQTSHAAGVPMAPTSLLGMPTYLPPGQVAALHPFILHQQGIHHSMTSHAPQSHAGHFHSIPAMSSLPQWQNQEAVTESAQLSTQNQLASSQTDHNPMRSDVKYDYERPVNGHNFHPDYLDVHISQGAEPDPAILSSTGESQVLESIDRSYLVTPQPEQSLQEISSQFSDALRLNTLEQTIEMKDQHVLNFNNQGLEDQALTEEQASSAASASLSETSVHSVNVSETTINKGTGAVASEAFISSDQTNVVTGGKTSDTPLLDERSLLACIVRTIPAGGRIRINSTLPNRLGKMLSPLHWHDYKRKYGKLDDFVGGHPELFLIEGDYIQLREGAQEMISATAAVAKVAAAAAAAASPYSSFLPSVAVTPMAQSHRLKKAPSIESKSSNDVNFAVAKGISNVKILSISKDSHELNRQDFDRSGVSSTQSKGSIHGTTNSIYSGKQQSRTTGAALTSRR
- the LOC118043978 gene encoding uncharacterized protein isoform X1, whose product is MEATAGVAAASRGGSLSRKEWRAVTEQQHRNGGGGDENLEQSKLGQSDERTIYEVQHGRGPADVDFCSITVDEGLDDDILQQRIHSIARQREELQQLETELRAQVIARSEIMEMQNRFHAQIQEHEDATAKLQEQLHERGQTIHDLDRRMEEKDRELHAIKLDNEAAWAKEDLLREQNKELATFRRERDHSEAERAQHIQQLRDLQEHIQDKERQILELQEQHRADQETIYLKDEQLKVWIARVQEMDALQSNANHSLQAELRERTEQYNQLWLGCQRQFAEMERIHMHTIQQVQLELADARGRSGSYTDESHLPQSNPKDVSSFSQNNGRQLDVNGTTASNANNGVLQNGNADNALSFASTVNVPNQTSHAAGVPMAPTSLLGMPTYLPPGQVAALHPFILHQQGIHHSMTSHAPQSHAGHFHSIPAMSSLPQWQNQEAVTESAQLSTQNQLASSQTDHNPMRSDVKYDYERPVNGHNFHPDYLDVHISQGAEPDPAILSSTGESQVLESIDRSYLVTPQPEQSLQEISSQFSDALRLNTLEQTIEMKDQHVLNFNNQGLEDQALTEEQASSAASASLSETSVHSVNVSETTINKGTGAVASEAFISSDQTNVVTGGKTSDTPLLDERSLLACIVRTIPAGGRIRINSTLPNRLGKMLSPLHWHDYKRKYGKLDDFVGGHPELFLIEGDYIQLREGAQEMISATAAVAKVAAAAAAAASPYSSFLPSVAVTPMAQSHRLKKAPSIESKSSNDVNFAVAKGISNVKILSISKDSHELNRQDFDRSGVSSTQSKGSIHGTTNSIYSGKQQSRTTGAALTSRR